In Candidatus Vicinibacter proximus, the following are encoded in one genomic region:
- a CDS encoding phosphatidylserine decarboxylase family protein yields the protein MYIHKEGFNWIIGTLIFYIVLIFCLNYFSSILLWPLAILFGILFLLIVNFFRNPERIIKVKNNALVYAPADGKVVVIEDTFEGEYFKDQRKQISVFMNPLNVHVNRYPIGGVVTYSKYHKGKYLVAWHPKSSTENERTTVVIKREDGTEILMRQIAGALAKRICNYAKEGDQAEQGGDMGFIKFGSRVDLYLPLNSKILVDINQKVEGNLDILAEIIG from the coding sequence ATGTACATTCATAAGGAGGGATTTAATTGGATTATTGGCACACTCATTTTTTATATTGTATTAATCTTTTGCCTCAATTATTTTTCCAGTATTTTATTGTGGCCGTTAGCCATCTTATTTGGGATTTTATTTTTACTGATTGTTAATTTCTTTAGAAACCCTGAACGAATTATTAAGGTAAAAAACAATGCACTTGTATATGCTCCCGCAGACGGGAAAGTAGTTGTTATTGAAGATACTTTTGAAGGAGAATATTTTAAAGATCAACGAAAACAGATTTCTGTTTTTATGAATCCTCTGAATGTTCATGTCAATCGCTATCCTATTGGAGGTGTTGTAACTTATTCAAAATATCACAAAGGAAAATATCTTGTGGCCTGGCATCCTAAGTCCTCTACCGAAAATGAAAGAACTACTGTAGTTATTAAGCGAGAAGACGGGACTGAAATTCTAATGAGACAGATTGCAGGAGCCCTGGCAAAAAGAATTTGCAACTATGCTAAAGAAGGAGATCAGGCAGAACAGGGAGGAGATATGGGATTTATAAAATTTGGATCGCGAGTTGATTTATACTTACCTCTGAATTCTAAAATCCTAGTTGACATAAACCAAAAAGTAGAAGGGAACTTGGATATTCTTGCAGAAATTATTGGGTAA